A stretch of the Tannerella serpentiformis genome encodes the following:
- a CDS encoding DUF4922 domain-containing protein, which translates to MSTTNELSALGAEALLERDLAHWPMARQNYEALNDVRIRTVRFGAFRIDVQFNPARIVSSGARTDAASISQRPCFLCDANRPPEQDALPCLDDRYLLLVNPFPIFRRHYTIVERTHTPQSIADGRMADFLELARQLSGLTLLYNGPSCGASAPDHLHFQAVTRGQMPLDTEVDSLHATLLIRSPEATLSRILGCLRPLLVIRARTAEAAKALFGRVVRALPRTSPDEEPMMNLTARYEAGEWVVIVMPRRRHRPWEPGEGILTAPGAADMGGLFISVRTEDFEATDAETLRAVYRAVCPSDEAIRALRFDK; encoded by the coding sequence ATGTCTACAACAAACGAACTCTCGGCCCTTGGCGCGGAGGCGCTCTTGGAGCGCGACCTGGCGCATTGGCCCATGGCCCGACAGAACTACGAGGCCCTCAACGACGTACGCATCCGCACAGTGCGCTTCGGCGCATTCCGCATCGACGTCCAGTTTAACCCGGCTCGCATCGTCTCGTCCGGCGCCCGCACCGACGCGGCCTCCATCAGCCAGCGCCCCTGCTTCCTCTGCGACGCCAATCGGCCGCCGGAGCAGGACGCCCTGCCCTGCCTCGACGACCGTTACCTGCTCCTGGTCAACCCTTTCCCCATCTTCCGCCGCCATTACACCATCGTCGAGCGCACACACACGCCTCAGTCGATCGCCGACGGACGGATGGCCGACTTCCTCGAGCTTGCGCGGCAGCTGAGCGGACTCACCCTCCTCTACAACGGCCCCAGCTGCGGCGCTTCCGCCCCGGATCACCTCCATTTTCAGGCCGTCACCCGCGGGCAGATGCCCCTCGACACAGAGGTCGACAGCCTGCACGCCACGCTGCTGATTCGCTCGCCGGAGGCCACCCTCAGCCGCATCCTTGGCTGCCTGCGCCCCCTCTTAGTCATCCGCGCACGGACGGCGGAGGCTGCCAAGGCCCTCTTCGGGCGCGTCGTCCGCGCACTGCCCCGGACCTCCCCGGACGAGGAGCCCATGATGAACCTCACGGCCCGCTACGAGGCCGGGGAGTGGGTCGTGATCGTCATGCCCCGCCGTCGCCACCGGCCCTGGGAACCCGGCGAGGGCATCCTGACAGCTCCCGGCGCAGCCGACATGGGCGGCCTCTTCATATCGGTCCGTACCGAGGACTTTGAGGCCACCGACGCCGAGACACTCCGCGCTGTCTACCGTGCCGTTTGCCCCTCGGACGAGGCCATCCGAGCTCTCCGATTCGATAAGTAA
- the sppA gene encoding signal peptide peptidase SppA, whose translation MKQFFKMMFASTLGFILASIIVSAILFVTMIGMVAGLSKSSAAAVGPKAGESVFKITLAGEIPETTPESPFSALVSGNDEALSMHDLVAAIRNAKEQETVKGIYLDLGAFSSGVVTLDAVRRALADFKESGKFVVAYADRYTQGGYYLASIADKVFLNPEGMLSLNGLSSQTTFVKGALEKIGVEMMIFRVGTYKGAVEQFMTDKLSDANREQITAYQRTIWGNITRSIAKSRKITADDVNRFADEGGALLDARKAVAYKLVDELKYRREVEQYLMDRAGQKGDKLKATSVAALKGAKKKEKEYRNKIAVVYAEGEIVESLPGGFSAGEAAITERLNDDLKKLEGDDDVKAVVLRVNSPGGSAYVSEQIWKTVSDLKKKKPVIVSMGSVAASGGYYISACASKIVAEPNTITGSIGIFGIFPNATGLYKKVALTTDVVKTNRYADMLDPSRPMTEDEKALMQAFVNRGYETFLTRCADGRGKSKTDIDSIAQGRVWTGEQALKIGLVDELGGLERAIELAGEQAKIINYNVIEVTSKSDFLRDLLEKQVGRIKMSILKDALGEDYEYVKALRTAHPTYGVQARMLYTPNNL comes from the coding sequence ATGAAGCAGTTTTTCAAGATGATGTTTGCGTCGACGCTGGGCTTTATCCTGGCTTCGATCATAGTCAGCGCCATCCTGTTTGTCACAATGATAGGCATGGTGGCCGGGCTCAGCAAAAGCTCCGCGGCAGCGGTAGGTCCGAAGGCGGGGGAGAGCGTATTCAAGATTACACTGGCGGGTGAGATCCCCGAGACCACGCCCGAGAGCCCGTTTTCGGCTCTGGTCAGCGGCAACGACGAGGCGCTGTCCATGCACGACCTCGTGGCTGCTATACGCAACGCCAAAGAACAGGAGACCGTGAAGGGTATCTACTTAGACCTGGGCGCTTTTTCGAGCGGCGTGGTCACGCTCGATGCCGTACGCCGCGCGCTGGCCGACTTTAAGGAGAGTGGTAAGTTCGTCGTCGCCTATGCCGATCGCTATACCCAGGGGGGCTATTACTTAGCCTCCATAGCCGACAAAGTTTTCCTCAATCCCGAGGGGATGCTCTCGCTGAACGGCCTCTCTTCGCAGACCACCTTCGTCAAAGGGGCGCTGGAAAAAATCGGTGTGGAGATGATGATCTTCCGAGTGGGCACCTACAAAGGCGCCGTCGAACAGTTTATGACCGACAAGCTCAGCGACGCCAACAGGGAGCAAATCACGGCCTACCAGCGCACCATCTGGGGCAACATTACCCGCTCCATCGCCAAGAGCCGCAAGATCACGGCCGACGATGTGAACCGCTTTGCCGACGAAGGCGGCGCCCTGCTCGACGCCCGTAAGGCGGTGGCGTACAAACTCGTCGACGAACTGAAATATCGCCGCGAGGTGGAGCAGTACCTCATGGATCGCGCCGGCCAGAAGGGCGACAAGCTGAAGGCAACCAGCGTTGCTGCGCTCAAGGGCGCCAAGAAGAAGGAGAAGGAATATCGCAACAAGATCGCCGTGGTCTATGCCGAGGGCGAAATCGTGGAAAGCCTGCCCGGGGGCTTCAGTGCCGGCGAGGCAGCCATCACGGAGCGCCTCAATGACGACTTGAAGAAGCTGGAGGGCGACGACGACGTGAAGGCCGTCGTGCTCCGCGTCAACTCGCCCGGCGGCAGCGCCTACGTTTCCGAACAGATCTGGAAGACAGTGAGCGATCTGAAGAAAAAAAAGCCGGTCATCGTCTCGATGGGCAGCGTCGCAGCTTCGGGGGGCTATTACATCTCCGCCTGCGCCAGTAAGATCGTGGCAGAGCCGAACACCATCACCGGCTCCATCGGCATCTTCGGTATTTTCCCCAATGCCACGGGCCTCTATAAGAAGGTGGCCCTGACGACCGACGTGGTCAAGACGAACCGTTACGCAGATATGCTGGATCCTTCGCGTCCCATGACCGAGGACGAGAAAGCGCTCATGCAGGCCTTCGTTAACCGGGGGTACGAAACCTTCCTCACCCGCTGCGCCGACGGACGGGGCAAGAGCAAAACCGACATCGACTCGATCGCTCAGGGACGCGTCTGGACGGGGGAACAAGCCCTCAAGATCGGTCTCGTGGATGAGCTGGGGGGACTCGAGCGCGCCATTGAATTAGCCGGAGAGCAGGCCAAGATCATCAACTATAACGTGATCGAGGTGACCTCCAAGAGCGACTTCCTGCGCGATCTGCTCGAAAAACAGGTGGGGCGCATCAAGATGTCTATCCTGAAGGATGCCCTCGGCGAGGACTACGAATATGTCAAGGCCCTCCGCACGGCCCATCCGACCTACGGCGTGCAAGCGCGCATGCTTTACACGCCCAATAATCTCTGA
- the lpxK gene encoding tetraacyldisaccharide 4'-kinase has protein sequence MKSNKTNKQYPVAWPLALCYGLGVRLRNLCFGLGILPSETYPIAVISVGNLSAGGAGKTPLVEYLVRLLSPRYRVAVLSRGYRRKTKGYVLASASSTAREIGDEPSQIKRKYPSVTVAVDGHRRRGMRRLLALPEAERPQVVVLDDAFQHRYVRPSLSILVTDSHRLFTRDRLLPVGTLREPRSGVRRADMVVVTKCDPAMKPIESRIIEDELRIDISRPRFFTSIAYRRLEGVWPEECPARELSSLGADTDVLLIAGIADPSPLIEELRRHTEQVVALTFPDHHTFHRTDIDKIRVALKKQRPETLILCTEKDAERLRTTPLFPAEWHARTYALPIEATFLFGASSRFDEFVIRHVETIEKSHILRR, from the coding sequence ATGAAATCAAACAAAACAAACAAGCAATACCCCGTAGCATGGCCCTTAGCGCTGTGCTACGGGTTGGGCGTGCGCCTGCGTAACCTCTGCTTTGGTCTGGGGATCCTTCCCTCGGAGACCTACCCGATAGCCGTCATCAGCGTCGGCAATCTCTCGGCCGGGGGGGCGGGAAAGACGCCGCTCGTGGAATATCTCGTCCGCCTGCTCTCGCCGCGCTATCGTGTGGCGGTGCTCAGCCGGGGGTACCGAAGGAAAACGAAGGGCTACGTTTTGGCCAGCGCCTCGAGCACGGCGCGAGAGATCGGCGACGAGCCCAGCCAGATCAAGCGCAAATACCCATCCGTCACCGTGGCCGTCGATGGCCACCGTCGGCGGGGCATGCGTCGCCTCCTGGCCCTGCCTGAGGCGGAGCGGCCGCAGGTGGTCGTACTCGACGACGCTTTTCAGCACCGCTACGTCCGCCCCTCGCTCTCCATTTTAGTCACCGATAGCCACCGCCTCTTCACCCGCGACCGTCTGCTGCCCGTGGGTACCCTCCGCGAGCCCCGCTCCGGTGTCCGCCGTGCCGATATGGTGGTGGTCACCAAGTGTGATCCCGCCATGAAGCCCATTGAGAGTCGGATCATCGAGGATGAGCTGCGGATCGACATCAGTCGCCCGCGCTTCTTCACCTCCATCGCTTACCGGCGGCTCGAGGGCGTCTGGCCCGAGGAGTGCCCCGCCCGCGAACTGTCGTCTTTGGGGGCCGACACAGACGTGCTGCTCATCGCTGGCATCGCCGACCCGTCCCCCCTGATCGAAGAGCTCCGCCGGCACACCGAGCAGGTGGTCGCCCTGACCTTCCCCGACCATCACACGTTCCATCGCACGGACATCGACAAGATCCGCGTCGCCCTCAAGAAGCAACGGCCAGAGACCCTCATCCTCTGCACCGAAAAGGACGCCGAGCGGCTGCGCACGACGCCCCTCTTCCCCGCTGAGTGGCACGCCCGCACCTATGCCCTGCCGATAGAGGCCACGTTTCTCTTCGGCGCCTCGTCACGCTTCGATGAATTTGTCATCCGCCACGTAGAAACCATAGAGAAGAGCCATATCCTTAGGCGGTAA